A single genomic interval of Malania oleifera isolate guangnan ecotype guangnan chromosome 13, ASM2987363v1, whole genome shotgun sequence harbors:
- the LOC131145791 gene encoding uncharacterized protein LOC131145791 codes for MARRALWHSIYQLSKLPSPWLLLGDFNYVLSAAEKENGRPISDYDTRDMGECFFNSSLSDLRSSECFLTWTNGTIWSKLDRVIANQRWILEGRSAKVEFLFPGILSDHSVCLISLFEEGCLGRRSFKFFNLWTLNHNSLAIIKQARAEKAGKEVIEIQQKLHNNPLDGDLQLLLNEKKYEAVRLAEANRMSISQIAKSRYLKESDKGTTFFHSLMRSRRNRNYISTVTKLNRDQTRSQAQEEIKMALFSIRDSKSPAPDGFSMLLQKILEHSGE; via the exons ATGGCCAGACGAGCTCTGTGGCATAGCATCTACCAGCTTAGTAAGCTCCCTTCCCCATGGCTTCTTTTGGGGGATTTCAACTATGTACTTTCAGCTGCTGAGAAGGAGAATGGTCGGCCTATCTCAGACTATGATACTAGAGATATGGGTGAATGCTTCTTCAACTCTAGTCTATCTGATCTGAGATCATCAGAGTGTTTCCTTACATGGACAAATGGTACGATTTGGAGCAAATTGGATAGAGTGATTGCTAATCAGAGATGGATTCTGGAGGGTCGAAGTGCTAAGGTTGAATTCCTTTTCCCTGGGATTCTCTCTGACCACTCGGTGTGCCTCATTTCACTGTTTGAAGAGGGGTGTCTGGGAAGGCgatcttttaaatttttcaacTTGTGGACTCTAAACCATAATTCTCTAGCCATTATTAAACAAG CTAGAGCAGAGAAGGCAGGTAAGGAAGTGATCGAGATACAACAGAAACTGCACAACAATCCCTTGGATGGTGACCTGCAATTGCTTctgaatgaaaaaaaatatgaagcTGTTAGACTTGCAGAAGCCAATAGAATGTCCATCTCTCAGATTGCCAAAAGTAGATACTTAAAGGAAAGTGACAAAGGCACTACTTTCTTCCATAGTCTGATGAGAAGTCGAAGGAATAGGAATTACATCTCAACGGTTACCAAATTAAATAGGGATCAGACCAGGTCCCAAGCTCAG GAGGAGATTAAGATGGCCCTTTTCAGTATCAGGGATAGCAAATCCCCTGCTCCTGATGGCTTCAGCATGCTTCTTCAAAAAATCTTGGAACATAGTGGGGAATGA